Part of the Methylomonas rapida genome is shown below.
GAAGGCGTCGAGGACGCGGCGGGTGCGGGCCAGGGCTTTTTTCTGGCATTGGCTAACGAAGGTGACCATCATGTTGGGAAACCCTCCTATTTATCAATGTCTTGTGGTTTTAGTTCCCCTTCACCCTGGCCCTCGACAAACGCTCCCGGCGTTGTTCTACCTCCTGCATTCTTGCAGTCGTCTCCCTCAGGGAGAGGGGGATTAAGTGCCTGTTGCTTGACCTGCTCGAACATGAAATCCAGTGCCCTGTGTTCAGTGAACTTTTGCAGGATTTGCTGGCGGAATTCCTGTTCGCTCATTTTTTCCTTGGCGCAGACGAAGGCCCAGGGCAGGACGATGGCGTCCTTGACCAGGTCGGCGACATCGAATACCAGCGCGCCGCGCCGGGTCTTGCCGTGCATCACCGCGAAGCCGTGCGGAATGCCCAGTACCCACAAGGTGCTTGCGGCCAGGCCGTAAGCCAGGTAGTTGCCGTGGTTCAGAAAGCCGTTGGCGAGGTCGGTGGCGTCGTGGTCGCGGCTGAAATCGGTGTGTTGGGTGGCTTTTGCGGCATAGCGGTAGAGCTGCTTGGTCAAAAGCGCTTCGCGTTGCAGCAGGTCGCCGACCTTGCCGGCTTGTTCGATTTGCGCGGCGTAGCCATCCAGCGCGGTGGCGATGGCGTTGTCGTCGGCAAAGATGTTTTCGGCTTGCAGTTCGCGGTCTTTGCTCCAGACTTTGCGGATGTAATCAATGCGGGCCTGTTGAAAAGTTTTGGCCACGCTCAAGCGCTGTCCGTCGTCGAACCAGAGTTTTAGCCAGCCTTGCACGTATTCGGTGGGTCGGTATTCGCTTTGCGGCGTCAGCCATTCGATTTCGCAGCCGCTAAACAAGGGCGTGCCTCCGCCGCCGCAAAAGCCGACCAATACCCCGGCGCTGGCCAGCATGCGCATCGCGGCCTGGGTAATCGAGGTGCCGGTGCCGAGCAGGATCACGGTGGTATTGGCGATCGGGATGTTCCAATACAGATTTTCGTCCTTGGCTTCGGTCAGATACAGTACGCGGCCGTCTTTTTGCATCACCCGGCATTTTTCCAGGTAGTAAATGTTGGCGCGTTTGGAATGCAGGATGGCTTTTAAGTCGGTGAGTTGTTCCATAACCTGTTCATAACTCCGTTTAACGAGATGTTTCGTTGCTTGATTTGTCAGGGTAAGTTTTGCGGCTCAAAACTGTCCCCTTTAGAAAAAGGGCTTGAGAAGATTTATTTGCTCCAGTTGTCATTGGTTTCTGGGAACTGGCCGGCCTTCAAAAACCTCTGCCGGAATGGATTTTCAAGATCGCTGCCGCTTGCTGGATGGGCAGACATTCGAACTCTTCCAGACTCACGCCGTAACGGATTTTGAACAAGCTACGCTGTTTACCTTGCGGGTACTTGGCCAATATCTCTTGCAGGCGCTGTTCGATTTGCCGTTTTAACCTGGCCGTTTCCGCATCTTCCGTTTTGTCTGGTTTGGCTGTCTTTGGCACAGGGAAAGCCGGTTCGCATGCCGTTGCTTGTTTGCGCAAGGCTTGCAGGCGGCTGCTGTTGACCAGAGTCAGCTGGCTTGGGCTGGCCGGGGCTTTTTCTGCTTGGTCGTTCATGCGCTTATTCGTGTTCGGATTGATTTTCCACCGCATGATGTCCATGCGCTGGCTCGTGGATCAGGTTGCGTATCACCACCGAGGCGCATACCCCACCGAATGCAGCCGGCAAATAGGAAATGGTGCCATAGGCGGATTTTTTATAATTGCTGCCGTCGGTGAACATCAAGGAATCCTTGTTGACCACTTCCGGCGAAAACACCACCTTGACCCCACGACTAATGCCGTGCTTGCGCAAGCGTATGCGGATGAACTGCGCGAACGGGCAGTTGTAGGTTTTGGAAATATCGACCACTTTCAAATGGGTCGGGTCGAGCTTGCCGCCGGCGCCCATCGAACTGATGATTTTCATTTTGCGGGCCTTGGCGGCGCGGATCAAATGAATTTTCGGCGTCAGGCTGTCGATGGCATCGACGATGTAATCGTAATGCGTGTTCAGCAGTTCGGCGGCGGTGTCCGGCGTGATGAATTCGTGTTTGATGGTCAGCTGTAAATCCGGATTGATTTCCAGCAGGCGCTTGCCCATCACATCGGCTTTCGGTTGGCCGTGCGTGGTCGATAGGGCAGGGAGTTGCCGGTTGCGGTTGCTGGGCTCGACCACGTCGCCATCGACGATGGTCATTTTGCCGACGCCGGCGCGGCAGATGAATTCCGCTGCGTAAGAGCCGACCCCGCCCATGCCGACCACCAATACATGCGATTGTTGCAGTTTGTCGAGTTTGGCTTTGCCAATCAAAAGTTCGGTGCGGGATAGCCAGCTTAAATCAGTCATGCGGAAATACTCTTTCGAAATTTTTAAAAATTTGTTGTTGTAGGGCCAGAATCGGCAAAGCGGTAATTTTAGCCGCGGCGGCATAAACCTCGCCAATCGGCATGTCTTCGGCGGCGTCGGTTTCCAGGAATACGCGTTCCAAAGGTGTTTGCATCAACGCCTTTTGGGCTTGGCTGCGTTCGTTCAGCAAGGCCTTGCCAAAGGATAGATAACAGCCTTGTTTGATTAACTGGGCGGCAACCACCGGATTGGCGTTAAAACCATGAATGATCCAGGGTACTGAAGTCTTGCGCGCTTTTTTGATTTGCAGCAGTTCGTTGAAGGCTTTGACGCAATGAATGATCAGCGGTTTGCCGAGAGCTTCGGCCAGTTCGACTTGCGGGACAAAGACTTGGACTTGCTGCGCCAAGGGTGTTGTGATGCATTTGTCCAAGCCGCATTCGCCAATGGCCAAGGCATTGGATTGGGACAAGACGGTGGTTAGCGTTTGCAAGGCTTCGGCGATATTCTGCCGTTCGATGAACCAGGGATGAATGCCGATGCTGAAATAACCAACCGAGGGTGATACCAAGTCGCCTGATTGGCCATGGGCGGCAAGCTGATGAGTGTCCAGACTCAGTATCTGCAGATGATCGCGCTCGGCATTCTGGTGACAATGAATGTCTATACATCGGGAATTATCAAGTGCTTGCATCCAAGTTTTAGAGTGTTTCCAGGATAATGCGTTTGGAAGACGCTGGCACTAAAGCGAGCGCCGCAGCGTTCGAAAACGCCAAGGCGTTCAGCAAGCTTGTATCAGATATCTGTGTGTAAGATATCTTGACATTCAGGCGGATTTGCGTCGAAAAAAACGAAAGCACAATAGGCCGCCACCCAGTAAAGTCAAAATTTCGGGTTCCGGCACCGCCGTAATTGTGACTTGGATATTATCGATACCAACGGCAGAGCTGCCGTTATTTCGGCCTTCAAATAAGCGAAAATTCAAATGCGTTGGGGCGGAGGCAAGCAAAGCGTATGATAACGAAGTAGTGAATGTCCCCCTGGTAGAGCTGCTTGGTTGGGTAAAGCTCAGCAAATCAACTTTGCTTAAATCCTGCAGTATTAACTCTGCAATGAAGTCGTCCGGGTTACTAGTATTGTTTGTATCAAAAACATAATCAAACTGAATGTCCAGGATCTGTGGATTGCCGATGGTTATTGATGCCAATGCGAACTGAATGTTAAGCGTGGATGACGCCCCAGTATTTGTTCCCCCGTTGGATGAACCAGTTAGATCGCCGCTATTATCTCCAATAACCAGAAATTGATTGGCGCTAGTGCCAAAGAAATTATCAAAAGTTGTGGATGAACTGGCTGATGAGCCGTCAATTGCATTGCCTCCATTTCGTACGTTGAACGAAGCAACTGAGGCATCGCCGTTACCTGCATTGGTGAAACTAACGCTAGGCGAGCCGGACAGTTGGGTAGGATTGTTGGTGACAATGTTGTTAACGGTACGTATTGAACTATTGCTGGTTATTCCACTAACATCTTCAAAATCTTCTTCTAGTAAGGTTTGGAAAGACATCGCTGAAGCGGAAGTATAGAGCAAGGTTCCCGCCAGCAATGCGACAAGTTTATGAATGCGCGAAACATTAGACATGTGAAACTCCTTTTGTTTTTTGTCTTACAGAAAGCAAAAATCCAGCCAAAAATAAACATTTTCAAAAATACAAGATCTTAGGAATGATCTTGTTGCTTTTAGGCGTTATCTAATGAGAGAGGTGTAAAACATTCTGACATCAAAGTCTTACATCGTGATGTCAAAATCTTACTAAATAAGATTGTCGGCGTGATTTTATCTCAGGTTTTTTCCTGGAATATTGACTCTTGCAAAGAATTGCTTTGGATCACCTGTATAAATAAGCAGGTGATCCTTTGGGCTTGATTAAACCGCTTGCTTGATCCGGCTCATCGCGTTTTCCAGATTGGTCATGCTGGTCGCAATCGAGATGCGGATATGGCCGGGGGCGCCGAAGGCTGAACCGGGTACCAGGGCCACGCCGGCCTTTTCGATCAGGAATTCGGCGAATTGCAGATCGTCATTGATGCCGTCCAGTCTTTTGATCAGTTTTTCCACGTTGGGGAACACATAAAACGTACCGTCGGTCGGCAGGCATTCGATGCCGTCTATGGTATTCAATTCGGCAACCACATAGTCGTGACGCTTCTTGAATTCGGTCATCATGATGTCTATGCAGCCTTGATCGCCGGTCAGAGCGACTTCGGCGGCGACTTGCGAAATCGAGGTTGGGTTGGAGGTGCTTTGCGATTGAATGATGCACATCGCGTCGATCAAATCCGCGGGACCCGCGCAATAACCGATACGCCAGCCGGTCATCGAATAAGCCTTGGACACGCCGTTCAGGACGATGGTGCGATCGTAAAAATCGGGACGGGCATTCAGGATGTTGACGAACTGGCCTTTGTTCCACAGGATATGTTCGTACATGTCGTCGGTGGCGATCAACACCTGCGGATAATCCTGCAATACCTCGCCCAGAGCTTTCAGGTCGTCCAGGTTATAGGCCACGCCGGTCGGGTTGGACGGGCTATTGATCACCAGCAACCGGGTTTTATCGGTAATCGCGGCACGCAATTGCGCCGGGGCGATTTTGAAGTTCTGTTCTTGTCCCGCTTCGATGATGACCGGCACGCCATCGGCCAAGAGCACCATGTCGGGATAGGATACCCAGTAAGGCGCCGGGATGATGACTTCGTCGCCGGGGTTCAGAAGGGCTTGAGCCAGGTTGTAAAAGCTTTGTTTGCCGCCGGACGACACCAGAATTTGTTTCAGATCGTAGTCCAGACCGTTGTCGTTCTTGAATTTTTGCTGGATGGCTTTCTTCAGGCTGGGGATGCCGTCGACCGCGGTGTACTTGGTAAAGCCGTTGTCCAGCGCCTTGACGGCGGCGGCTTTGATATGGTCAGGCGTATCGAAGTCGGGTTCCCCTACGCCTAGTCCGATGATGTCCTTGCCGGCGGCACGCATGGCGGCGGCGCGGGCGCTGACGGCTAAAGTCGGTGAAGGCTTGACGGCTTTGACGCGGTTGGACAGTGTGATGCTCATGGTTCCTCGGTCGATTGGGATCAAAATTGGCGGATATTATACGGTAAAAGCTAAAAACGCTGTAGCCGCACTGTATATGCCTTCACAAGTCAAATGGTTGCATTAGGTTGTGTCGGAAGCGACTTTGCCGGCCAGCGCTTGCAGCGCCCAGGCGGCATGTTCGCGCACCAATTCCGCGTCGTGATGCAATTTTCCCTGCAACGCGGCTTTGCTGACTTCGTTGGCTGCGCCGTTACCCAGCGCCACGGCAATGTTCCGCAGCCAACGCTGATGACCGATACGACGAATCGCCGAACCTTCGGTTCGCTGCAGAAATTCTGTTTCAGTCCATTCAAATAGTTCCAACAAGGTGCTGTTGTTCAGTTTGTGACGCGGCTGAAAATCGGCTTCGGCACTTAGTTTGGCGAAGCGATTCCACGGGCAGATCAATTGACAATCGTCGCAGCCATAGATGCGGTTGCCGATCAAGGACCGCAATTCAACGGGAATGGAGCCGTGCAGTTCTATGGTCAGATAGGACACACAGCGGCGGGCATCGACTTGATAGGGGGCGACGATGGCTTGAGTCGGACAAATGTCCAGGCAAGCCTTACATTGACCGCAATGATTGCCGGCAGCTTGGTCGGCGGGCAAGGGCAGGTCGGTATAGATTTCGCCCAGAAAAAACCAGGAGCCAGCCCGGCGATTGATCAGGTTGCTGTGCTTGCCTATCCAGCCCAGGCCTGCCTTTTCGGCGATGGCTTTTTCCAATACCGGCGCGCTATCGACGAAGGCGCGGTAACCGAACGGACCTATCGCTGCGGTTATTTTATCGGCCAGCTTTTGCAGGCGATTGCGCATCAGCTTGTGATAATCGCGGCCCAGCGCATAGCGCGAAACGAAGGCCGCTGCCTGATCTTCAAGGATGGCATGACTGTTTTTAGGGCTTTCCGGCAGATAATCCATTCGCGCGCTGATGATGCTATGCGTGCCTGGCTGGAGCAGGGCGGGGCGGCTGCGTTTCAAGCCGTGCTCTGCCATGTATTGCATGTTTCCGTGCCAGCCATGTTTCAACCACTTTTGTAAATGCCGTTCTGCCTGGCCGAGATCGGTATCGCTGATGCCGATTTGCTGGAATCCCAGCTCCATGCCCCAGGCTTTAATCTGTTCGGCAAGCGGTTGAAAATCGGGCGAAGCGGTTGGGTACATGGCAAGACTGCAATATAATGATCAATCACCTATTTTACCTAAACAAACCCATGCAACCATCATCTCAAGAACTGTATCGGGTAGCTCAAATACGCGAGGCGGAACGGATAGCGATCGAGGAATTGCAAATTCCGGGCATGCAATTGATGCTCAGTGCCGGCCTGGCCGCCTTCAATGCTTTGCAGCAGCGCTGGCCGGATGTCTATCGGTTGAGCGTGTTTTGCGGCGGCGGCAATAATGCCGGCGATGGTTATGTCTTGGCAAAACTGGCTTTGCAGGCGGGGTTTAACGTCGTCGTGTATTCGGTCGCCGATACCGCCGCTCTGAAAGGCGATGCCTTGATGGCATATCAAGACTATGTAAGAACCGGTGGTCGGGTATTGCCTTGCGAACCAGGATTGAAACCTGGCGGTATCGTCGCCGATGCGCTATTGGGTACCGGCCTGAGTCGTGAAGTCAGCGATGAGTATGCAATGGCAATCTCGCTGATCAACGCTTCCGGTTGCCCGGTCCTGGCGCTGGACGTGCCATCGGGCCTGCATGCCGATAGCGGCAGCGTTCTGGGCTGCGCCGTCCAGGCCGGCATCACCGTGACGTTCATTGCGTTGAAATGCGGCTTGTTTACCGGAGAGGCGGCAAACTATTGCGGTGACGTAGTGTGTTCGAGTTTGAATGTGCCGGATTCCGTGCTCGCCAAATTGCCGGTAGCCGCGCGGCTGCTGGATAAAAAACCGTTGCCGCCCCGATTGCGCGCATCGCATAAAGGGCATTTCGGTCATGTGCTGCTGATCGGCGGCAATCACGGTTATTCGGGGGCGATACGCCTCGCCGGCGAGGCGGCCTTGCGCGCTGGCGCGGGCTTGGTCAGCATAGCCACGCGGGCCGCGCACAGTGCCGTTTTGAATTGCAACAGGCCGGAATTGATGTGTCATGCGGTCGAAGAACCGAGCGCATTAAGATCGCTATTGGACAAGGCGACTGCGGTGGTGATTGGCCCGGGCCTGGGGCGCGATGAATGGGCGCGGGCACTGTTTGCCGAGGCGTTGGCAAGCGGAAAACCCTGCGTGCTGGACGCCGATGCCTTGAATTTGTTGGCCGAGCAACCCGCGAGGCGCGATGACTGGATTTTGACGCCGCATCCCGGCGAGGCATCTCGCCTGCTGGCTTGCTCTACCCGAGACATTGGGGGCGACCGCTTTGCGGCGGTAAGGAATTTGCAGCAGCGTTATGGCGGCGTCATTGTGCTGAAAGGCGCGGGTAGCCTGGTTGCCGACGACAAAGATATTTTTGTTGATACCACCGGTAACCCCGGCATGGCCAGCGGCGGCATGGGCGATGTTCTGGCCGGTATGTTGGGAGCCTTGTCGGCACAGGGTCTGGCGTCTGTCGACGCCGCCAAGCTTGCCGTCTATGTACATGGCGAAGCGGCGGACATCATTGCGGAGGAGCATGGTGAGCGGGGTATGTTGGCCAGCGATTTGCTGGCAAAAATCAGAGAGTTGTTGAATTGATGCTGATCGAACTCAAGGATAGCGACGAGACTGAAGCAATGGGGGCTGCGCTCTGGCGTGCATTGCCGCAGAAGTGCCTGCTTTTTTTGTATGGCGATCTGGGAGCCGGTAAAACCACCTTGGTGCGAGGGCTGTTGCGGGAAGCAGGCCATCTGGGAGTCGTGAAAAGCCCAACCTATGGTTTGGTGGAGGAATATCAGCCCTCTGGCAGATTGATATATCATTTCGATTTATATCGGCTAAAAGATCCGGATGAGTTGGAATGGATAGGCATGCATGATTATTTGCGCCAGAAGGCTTTGTGCTGTATCGAGTGGCCGCAAATGGGCATGGACTATCTGCCGCCGGCCGATGTGGAAATAAAACTCCGTTTTCATGGACAACGAAGAACGATTGAAATCAACACATTAGCCGATGCGTTAAAAAATAATCTATCATTTCACTGGAAAAACAAAGACCTGCTGCTATAATCTCCAAACATTGTCACTTCTTTATTTCGGTTGGCTGGCTTATGCAACAGATAATTAAATTTTTCTGGGTATTGGGTTTATCTTTGCTGGCACTATCGGCGCATGCGGCGGCCCAGTTCGAATCACTGAAATTCTCCGGCCAGCAGGCAGGGCTTCTGGAATTTAATTTGAAGGGCTCGCCCCACTATCGCTATTTCACGTTAAAGAATCCAAGCCGGCTAGTCGTCGATCTGGAAGATACCACTCTATCCGGCGGCATTGATCAGCCGCCAGCGGATCATCCGATGGCGGTGGGCGTGCGCTCGGCGCTGCGTAACCAAAACGGTGTGCGGGTCGTGGTCGAATTGAATGCCAACGCAGCAGCCAAGGTGACTGAAATCAGCAAAGGCTCGGACATGCAACTGCGATTCGAGTTGGTCGCGACTGCTGATCCCGATTCCGCTCCCGTAGCGACGCAGGCGGCTGTCGGCAAAGCCAAGCCTGTCAAAGCACTCCAGCCAGTCGGCAATACAAGCCCCGTGGCAACGACGAAACCCAAGCAAAGACCCGCCAAAGCCAAGGGCCGCGACATCATTGTTGCAATTGACGCCGGCCATGGCGGCAAGGACGTTGGCGCGCAAGGGGGGAATGGCACCCAGGAAAAGGACGTGGTGTTCGCCATCGCCAAGCGCCTTGAAAAGCATGTCAACCAACAGCCCGGCATGAAGGCGGTCATGATTCGTAATGGTGATTATTTCGTTAAATTACGCGAACGCGTGAACATCGCGCAAAAAGCCAGAGCCGATCTGTTCGTATCGATACACGCCGATGCCTTCGATGATCCCAGTGCGCATGGTGCGTCGGTCTATACTCTGGCCAACAATGGCGCATCCAGTCATGTGGCGCAATTTCTGGCCAACAGTGAAAACGCCGCTGATATCGCCGGCGGCGCAGGTAGCGACATTCAAGACGATACCTTGGCATCCGTATTGATGGACTTGTCCAACAAGGCCGCCAAGGAAGCCAGTCAGCATGTCGGCAACCGGGTCTTGAAAAGCGTCAAATCCGCCGGGCACTTGCATCGCAGCAATGTGCAAAAAGCCGCTTTCGTGGTACTGAAGTCGCCGATTCCATCCATTTTGGTGGAAACCGCCTTCATTTCCAATCCGGAAGAAGAGCGGCGCTTGAATACCTGGGCTTATCAAGACCAGATGGCTGCCGCCATATTCAACGGCGTCAAGGCGCATTTCAAACAATATGCACCGGCCGATACCTTGTTCGCGCAATTGCAAAAATCCGGCAGGGCAGCCACTCAAATCGCCGCGCGTGAAAAAGTCGTCGAACCTGTCGTAAGCAAAACCGAATTGGCTTCGGCGGATAAAGTGATCGTCACCAGTTCGTCTTCGGCGGCGACCGAGCACGTGATCAGTCGCGGCGAAACGCTATCGGGCATTGCGCAGCAATATGGCGTGTCGATGCGTGAAATTCGCCACGCCAACGGCATGAATGACGGTGAAGTCAAGATCGGCCAAGTGTTGCAAATTCCGCGTAATAGTTAGTTTCTTTCCAGCCTGAGGTGAATCAATTCACTTCAGGCTCGCTGTATCCGTTAAAATACGCCGTTTTATTCGCGGGTTTCGTTGATGCGGATTCATGCCTTACCCACACAATTAGTCAATCAAATCGCCGCCGGCGAGGTCGTCGAGCGGCCGGCTTCGGTGGTCAAGGAATTGGTGGAGAACTGTTTTGATGCGGGCGCCACCCAGATCCATATCGACATCGAACAAGGCGGCATCAAGCAAATCAAGATTCGCGACAACGGTTGCGGCATCGTCAAGGACGATTTGCCCTTGGCCTTATCCCGCCATGCCACCAGCAAAATTGCATCACTGGATGATCTCGAGCATGTGATTAGCATGGGTTTTCGCGGCGAAGCCTTGCCCAGTATCAGTTCGGTGGCGCGGCTGACATTGATTTCCCGCACTGCGGATGCCGATTGCGCCTGGCAAGTCAGCGCCGATGGCACCGAACAAAACTTCGATCCACAGCCTGATCCACATCCACCCGGCACGACCGTCGACGTGCGCGACTTGTTTTACAACACGCCGGCTCGCCGCAAGTTTCTGAAAGCGGAAAAAACCGAATTCGGCCATATCGAAAATCTGATTCAAAAACTGGCGCTGAGCCGCTTCGATGTTGGCTTTCTGTTGCAGCACAATCAACGTGAAGTGTTGAACTTGAAACCCGCCGCCACTGAGCAGGATCAAGAAAAACGTATCGCCGCGATTTGCGGCTCCTCGTTTGTCGACAATGCGATCAAGATCGATTATGCGGCTTCCGGCTTGCATTTGCATGGCTGGGTGGGGTTGCCGACTTTTTCCCGCAGCCAGCAGGATATGCAGTTTTTTTATGTGAACGGCCGTCTGATCAAGGACCGCTTGGTTGCGCATGCGGTCAAGCAAGCCTATCAAGACGTGCTGTATCACGGCCGGCATCCGGTGTTCGTGCTGTATCTTGAACTGGACCCTGCGCTGGTCGATGTCAACGCCCATCCCACCAAGCTGGAAGTGCGTTTCAGGGAAGGGCGCATGGTGCACGATTTCTTGTTTCAGGCTCTGCATCGGTGCCTGGCCGAGCAGCGACCGGGTCGGCAAGCGGCTCATGCTATCGAAGTTCAGCCCGCGTCAGTTCCGGAGTTGCGAAAACCGGCTACCGCAATGAATCCCACCCCGAATGAGCAACTATCCCTGCCGATGAACTTGATCGAAGAGCAAGCTTCCGTAGAGGTTCATACGACAGTGGATACGGTTCAAAAGCCAATGCCGGTAATTTCGAACGTCCAGCCTGGCGGACAGGGTTTTTCCTACGCGCAAAAAGCCGCCATGCGGTCCAATATCGAGGATCAAATTCAAGCCTACGGCAAATTGTTTCCAAAAACGGAAAACAAGCCGACGGATGCCGCGATGCCACCCTTGGGCTTTGCCTTGGCGCATATCCACAACATTTACATCCTGGCCGAGACCGCCAACGGCATCATTTTGGTGGATGCCCACGCCGCGCATGAGCGCGTGACTTACGAACGCTTGAAACAGCATTATCACAATCGCGTCATCGTCTCTCAGCCTTTGTTGTTGCCGATCAAGCTGCAAGTAACTGCTGCCGAAGCCGACTTGGCCGAACAGGAGCATGAGTTTTTCCAAACGCTGGGTTTCGAATTGAACCGCTCGGGCCCCGAGACCGTGATTTTACGCTCGACACCGGCTTTGCTGGCCAAGACCGATGTCGATCAATTGATACGCGATATTCTGGCTGACATGCTGACTCACGGTTTCAGCCACAAGGCTGAACAAGCCATCAACACGATTTTGGCAACCATGGCCTGCCATGGTTCGGTGCGCGCCAAGCGCAAGCTCAGCATCGAGGAAATGAACGCCTTGTTGCGCGACATGGAGCAGACCGAACGCATCGGTCAATGCAATCACGGTCGCCCGACCTGGGTGGCGCTGAGTCATCAAGATCTGGATCGGTTTTTCATGCGTGGGCAATAAATGACTGATGCTAAACCCACCGCCATCTTGTTGATGGGACCGACCGCTTCCGGCAAATCCGCGTTGGCCGTGGCGATGGCGCAAGCCTTGAACGGCGAAATCATCAGCGTCGATTCGGCTTTGGTGTATAGAGGCATGGACATCGGCACCGCCAAACCGACCATGGAAGAGCGCGGCGGCATACCGCATCATTTGATCGACATCCTCGATCCCAGCGAGTCGTTTTCCACCGGCCAATTTCGCAGTCAGGCGCTGGCATTGATGGCGGATATTGTTCATCGCGGGAAAGTGCCGTTGCTGGTTGGCGGTACGATGCTATATTTCAGCTCGCTGACGCAAGGCTTGGCAACGTTACCCGAAGCCGATCCCGAAATCAGGCAGAGGCTGGATCGAGAACTGGCGGAATTGGGTAAGGAGACCTTGTACGCCAGACTGACTCAAATTGACCCCGCCGCCGCCGCGCGGATACACGTCAACGATCCGCAGCGCATCCAACGCGCATTGGAAGTCTTTGAAATCAGCGGGCGGCCCTTGTCCAGTTTTTTCAGCGCCGATCAGCAAACTGAACAAGCTTATCGCTACGTCAAATTGATCGTTGCCCCTGAACAGCGTCAGACCTTGCATGCCAAAATCGCCGAACGTTTCAAGCAAATGTTGGCGCAAGGTTTTTTAAATGAAGTCGAAGCCCTGCGCGCGCGCGGTGATTTGCACGAGAGCATGCCGTCGATTCGCTGTGTCGGTTACCGCCAAGCATGGTCATATTTAAACGGCGAATACGACTACGGCACAATGCAAGAAAAAGCCATCGCCGCGACCCGGCAACTGGCCAAGCGTCAGTTTACCTGGCTACGGAAGGAACAACACGCTGGTCATCTGACCAGCGACGCGACTGATTTATTAGGCCAAGCCATGCGTTATTGCCGGGATCATGGATAAACAGCAGCTGCGCCAATTCGCTTATGCCGCGCGCCATGCACAGCCAGATAAAGACGCCGCCAGTGCCGAAATTTGCCGGCGAGTGTTGAACCAACCCT
Proteins encoded:
- a CDS encoding TatD family hydrolase, with amino-acid sequence MQALDNSRCIDIHCHQNAERDHLQILSLDTHQLAAHGQSGDLVSPSVGYFSIGIHPWFIERQNIAEALQTLTTVLSQSNALAIGECGLDKCITTPLAQQVQVFVPQVELAEALGKPLIIHCVKAFNELLQIKKARKTSVPWIIHGFNANPVVAAQLIKQGCYLSFGKALLNERSQAQKALMQTPLERVFLETDAAEDMPIGEVYAAAAKITALPILALQQQIFKNFERVFPHD
- a CDS encoding PEP-CTERM sorting domain-containing protein, with the protein product MSNVSRIHKLVALLAGTLLYTSASAMSFQTLLEEDFEDVSGITSNSSIRTVNNIVTNNPTQLSGSPSVSFTNAGNGDASVASFNVRNGGNAIDGSSASSSTTFDNFFGTSANQFLVIGDNSGDLTGSSNGGTNTGASSTLNIQFALASITIGNPQILDIQFDYVFDTNNTSNPDDFIAELILQDLSKVDLLSFTQPSSSTRGTFTTSLSYALLASAPTHLNFRLFEGRNNGSSAVGIDNIQVTITAVPEPEILTLLGGGLLCFRFFRRKSA
- a CDS encoding NAD(P)H-hydrate dehydratase translates to MQPSSQELYRVAQIREAERIAIEELQIPGMQLMLSAGLAAFNALQQRWPDVYRLSVFCGGGNNAGDGYVLAKLALQAGFNVVVYSVADTAALKGDALMAYQDYVRTGGRVLPCEPGLKPGGIVADALLGTGLSREVSDEYAMAISLINASGCPVLALDVPSGLHADSGSVLGCAVQAGITVTFIALKCGLFTGEAANYCGDVVCSSLNVPDSVLAKLPVAARLLDKKPLPPRLRASHKGHFGHVLLIGGNHGYSGAIRLAGEAALRAGAGLVSIATRAAHSAVLNCNRPELMCHAVEEPSALRSLLDKATAVVIGPGLGRDEWARALFAEALASGKPCVLDADALNLLAEQPARRDDWILTPHPGEASRLLACSTRDIGGDRFAAVRNLQQRYGGVIVLKGAGSLVADDKDIFVDTTGNPGMASGGMGDVLAGMLGALSAQGLASVDAAKLAVYVHGEAADIIAEEHGERGMLASDLLAKIRELLN
- the cas1f gene encoding type I-F CRISPR-associated endonuclease Cas1f; the protein is MEQLTDLKAILHSKRANIYYLEKCRVMQKDGRVLYLTEAKDENLYWNIPIANTTVILLGTGTSITQAAMRMLASAGVLVGFCGGGGTPLFSGCEIEWLTPQSEYRPTEYVQGWLKLWFDDGQRLSVAKTFQQARIDYIRKVWSKDRELQAENIFADDNAIATALDGYAAQIEQAGKVGDLLQREALLTKQLYRYAAKATQHTDFSRDHDATDLANGFLNHGNYLAYGLAASTLWVLGIPHGFAVMHGKTRRGALVFDVADLVKDAIVLPWAFVCAKEKMSEQEFRQQILQKFTEHRALDFMFEQVKQQALNPPLPEGDDCKNAGGRTTPGAFVEGQGEGELKPQDIDK
- a CDS encoding pyridoxal phosphate-dependent aminotransferase codes for the protein MSITLSNRVKAVKPSPTLAVSARAAAMRAAGKDIIGLGVGEPDFDTPDHIKAAAVKALDNGFTKYTAVDGIPSLKKAIQQKFKNDNGLDYDLKQILVSSGGKQSFYNLAQALLNPGDEVIIPAPYWVSYPDMVLLADGVPVIIEAGQEQNFKIAPAQLRAAITDKTRLLVINSPSNPTGVAYNLDDLKALGEVLQDYPQVLIATDDMYEHILWNKGQFVNILNARPDFYDRTIVLNGVSKAYSMTGWRIGYCAGPADLIDAMCIIQSQSTSNPTSISQVAAEVALTGDQGCIDIMMTEFKKRHDYVVAELNTIDGIECLPTDGTFYVFPNVEKLIKRLDGINDDLQFAEFLIEKAGVALVPGSAFGAPGHIRISIATSMTNLENAMSRIKQAV
- a CDS encoding tRNA threonylcarbamoyladenosine dehydratase produces the protein MTDLSWLSRTELLIGKAKLDKLQQSHVLVVGMGGVGSYAAEFICRAGVGKMTIVDGDVVEPSNRNRQLPALSTTHGQPKADVMGKRLLEINPDLQLTIKHEFITPDTAAELLNTHYDYIVDAIDSLTPKIHLIRAAKARKMKIISSMGAGGKLDPTHLKVVDISKTYNCPFAQFIRIRLRKHGISRGVKVVFSPEVVNKDSLMFTDGSNYKKSAYGTISYLPAAFGGVCASVVIRNLIHEPAHGHHAVENQSEHE
- the queG gene encoding tRNA epoxyqueuosine(34) reductase QueG, translated to MYPTASPDFQPLAEQIKAWGMELGFQQIGISDTDLGQAERHLQKWLKHGWHGNMQYMAEHGLKRSRPALLQPGTHSIISARMDYLPESPKNSHAILEDQAAAFVSRYALGRDYHKLMRNRLQKLADKITAAIGPFGYRAFVDSAPVLEKAIAEKAGLGWIGKHSNLINRRAGSWFFLGEIYTDLPLPADQAAGNHCGQCKACLDICPTQAIVAPYQVDARRCVSYLTIELHGSIPVELRSLIGNRIYGCDDCQLICPWNRFAKLSAEADFQPRHKLNNSTLLELFEWTETEFLQRTEGSAIRRIGHQRWLRNIAVALGNGAANEVSKAALQGKLHHDAELVREHAAWALQALAGKVASDTT